The proteins below come from a single Streptomyces tubercidicus genomic window:
- the coaE gene encoding dephospho-CoA kinase has protein sequence MVKVGLTGGIGAGKSEVSRLLASYGAVIVDADKIAREVVEPGTPGLAAVVAEFGDDILAPDGTLDRPKLGGIVFAEPDKLKALNAIVHPLVGARSAELEASAGPDAVVVHDVPLLTENGLAPLYDLVVVVDAAPQTQLDRLVRLRGMAEDEAKSRMAAQASREQRLAVADLVIDNDGPLEELEPQVRAVWERLRTA, from the coding sequence ATGGTGAAGGTGGGGCTGACCGGCGGAATCGGCGCGGGCAAAAGTGAGGTTTCGCGACTGCTGGCGTCGTATGGCGCGGTGATCGTGGACGCGGACAAGATCGCACGCGAGGTCGTTGAGCCGGGAACACCCGGACTTGCCGCAGTGGTCGCGGAGTTCGGGGACGACATCCTCGCACCGGACGGCACGCTGGACCGGCCGAAACTGGGCGGCATCGTGTTCGCCGAACCCGACAAGCTCAAGGCCCTCAACGCGATCGTGCATCCGCTGGTCGGGGCACGGTCGGCCGAACTCGAAGCATCGGCAGGCCCGGACGCGGTGGTGGTCCACGACGTGCCGCTGCTGACGGAGAACGGGCTGGCACCGCTCTACGACCTCGTGGTGGTCGTCGACGCCGCACCACAGACCCAGCTGGACCGCTTGGTACGGCTGCGCGGCATGGCCGAGGACGAGGCCAAGTCCCGGATGGCGGCGCAGGCGTCTCGCGAACAGCGGCTGGCGGTCGCGGATCTGGTCATCGACAACGACGGACCGCTGGAGGAGCTGGAACCGCAGGTCCGCGCAGTATGGGAGCGCCTGAGGACCGCCTGA
- a CDS encoding tetratricopeptide repeat protein, which produces MPESSPETHVIDFRAAEQLLATRDPRGAIQLLDSVITAHPENTAARLLRARAFFLAAQLRPAELEFQIVLEREPDNAFAHFALGRTLERGGRSEEALRHFRLAAALEPRPEYIEAARFAHDTGDGDGERDPGPSNRDPE; this is translated from the coding sequence GTGCCCGAGAGCAGCCCCGAGACGCATGTCATCGACTTCCGCGCCGCGGAGCAGCTGTTGGCGACCCGCGACCCGCGCGGCGCGATCCAACTGCTGGACTCGGTCATCACAGCGCATCCCGAGAACACCGCGGCCCGACTGCTGCGCGCCCGTGCCTTCTTTCTCGCCGCGCAACTGCGTCCCGCGGAACTCGAATTCCAGATCGTGCTGGAACGCGAACCGGACAACGCCTTCGCGCACTTCGCACTCGGCCGCACCCTGGAACGCGGCGGCCGGTCCGAGGAGGCGCTGCGCCACTTCCGACTGGCCGCGGCTCTTGAGCCGCGCCCGGAGTACATCGAAGCCGCCCGCTTCGCACACGACACCGGTGACGGTGACGGCGAACGCGACCCCGGTCCGTCAAACCGCGACCCGGAGTAG
- a CDS encoding cupin domain-containing protein yields MTATSGLDAHTPDLESARAAEPVSGTAAESSAGDAAPASFVVNIPGIADDDLEPEPLDPSQIVSGDPVVTGKVLWEAPDGQQIRGIWQITPGVVTDTEANELFVVVSGRATIEVEGGPVLEVGPGDACVLREGDQTRWTVHETLRKAYHISL; encoded by the coding sequence ATGACTGCTACTTCCGGCCTTGACGCCCACACCCCTGACCTTGAGTCCGCCCGCGCTGCGGAGCCCGTTTCCGGCACCGCCGCCGAGTCCTCCGCTGGGGACGCGGCGCCGGCATCGTTCGTGGTCAACATCCCCGGCATCGCGGACGACGATCTGGAGCCGGAGCCCCTGGACCCTTCCCAGATCGTCTCCGGTGACCCGGTGGTGACCGGCAAGGTGCTGTGGGAGGCCCCCGACGGGCAGCAGATCCGGGGAATCTGGCAGATCACTCCGGGCGTGGTGACGGACACCGAGGCCAATGAGCTGTTCGTGGTCGTCAGCGGGCGCGCCACCATCGAGGTCGAGGGCGGCCCGGTACTGGAGGTAGGCCCCGGCGACGCCTGCGTCCTGCGCGAGGGCGACCAGACTCGCTGGACCGTGCACGAGACACTCCGCAAGGCGTACCACATCAGCTTGTAG
- a CDS encoding helicase-associated domain-containing protein, giving the protein MTNLDAVEGLDALTRSLAQRTPEQLAALLTRHAEPLARRPAPTELRGLASALWSYETLHQLVLHLDHPRLQVLTAAARISQERARNAAAGPAAPAPGADYQSLMAHRLSFAHLASEPVPPEDVFAALGGTSPGRTRSVAETALHALYDDGLAAPTEDGAIVVPPRTPQLLAAHHPGPLLPDAPRPVPEDPAGPATPAAAVPPTSPHDESRAAAATLAATLDRLLASLATQPAALRKSGGLAVREIKRLAKAAGATEPHTRLLLDLALAADLIALTRTPSGITALPTGAYDDWLARPPGARLAPVLAAWSGLWDIPTHTPFGETPTALVRGHDRHAPALRHALLAALATVPHGAGAPLPPLPFTEPPEQETGSHSPWQDLLRAADWHRPLAVTHQPMAGERAAHTLHEAAYLGLTAHGTLTPLGHALLADPRSLDGPLTDLLPPLLEQAHFQADLTAVVPGRPAAALAALLTSAADRESEGHAVTWRFTPTSVRRALDTGHTADTLLEDLTRASATGPLPQPLGYLIRDTARAHGRMRVLPAACCIRSDDEALVKELAAHRALHDLGLRAIAPTVLVSARPPAATLDALRAAGYAPALESDTGTTTVERLPTHRATAPVPARDHRAPLALAHRLLGVPAPPHEAPKSGGA; this is encoded by the coding sequence ATGACTAACCTCGACGCCGTGGAAGGTCTCGACGCACTCACCCGGTCCCTCGCCCAGCGCACCCCCGAACAGCTCGCCGCGCTCCTCACCCGCCACGCCGAGCCGCTCGCCCGCCGGCCCGCCCCCACCGAACTACGCGGACTGGCAAGCGCCCTGTGGTCGTACGAAACCCTCCACCAACTGGTGCTGCACCTCGACCACCCCCGGCTCCAGGTGCTCACCGCCGCCGCCCGCATCAGCCAGGAGCGCGCCCGGAACGCCGCCGCCGGCCCCGCCGCCCCCGCGCCGGGCGCCGACTACCAGTCCCTGATGGCACACCGGCTGTCCTTCGCCCACCTGGCCAGTGAACCCGTCCCGCCCGAGGACGTCTTCGCCGCCCTCGGCGGCACCTCTCCCGGCCGGACCCGCAGCGTTGCCGAAACCGCCCTGCACGCCCTGTACGACGACGGGCTCGCCGCGCCGACCGAGGACGGCGCGATCGTCGTCCCGCCGCGCACCCCGCAACTCCTGGCCGCCCACCACCCCGGCCCGCTCCTCCCCGACGCCCCGCGCCCCGTCCCGGAGGACCCTGCCGGGCCCGCGACGCCCGCCGCGGCCGTCCCGCCGACCTCACCGCACGACGAATCCCGGGCCGCCGCGGCGACCCTCGCCGCCACCCTGGACCGCCTGCTGGCCTCCCTGGCGACGCAGCCCGCCGCGCTGCGCAAGTCGGGCGGGCTGGCCGTACGGGAGATCAAACGGCTGGCCAAGGCGGCCGGCGCCACCGAACCGCACACCCGCCTCCTGCTCGACCTGGCGCTCGCCGCCGACCTGATCGCGCTGACCCGTACCCCGTCCGGCATCACCGCGCTCCCTACTGGTGCCTACGACGACTGGCTCGCCCGTCCGCCCGGCGCCCGCCTCGCCCCCGTCCTGGCCGCCTGGTCAGGGCTGTGGGACATCCCCACCCACACCCCGTTCGGCGAGACCCCGACCGCACTGGTCCGCGGCCACGACCGGCACGCGCCGGCCCTCCGGCACGCCCTCCTCGCCGCCCTGGCCACCGTCCCCCACGGCGCGGGAGCCCCCCTCCCGCCCCTGCCGTTCACCGAACCCCCGGAACAGGAGACCGGCAGCCACAGCCCATGGCAGGACCTCCTCCGGGCAGCGGACTGGCACCGCCCCCTCGCCGTCACCCACCAGCCGATGGCCGGGGAACGTGCCGCCCACACCCTCCACGAAGCGGCCTACCTGGGCCTGACCGCCCATGGCACCCTCACCCCGCTCGGCCACGCCCTGCTCGCCGACCCCCGGTCGCTGGACGGACCGCTCACCGATCTGCTGCCGCCGCTCCTCGAACAGGCCCATTTCCAGGCCGATCTGACCGCGGTGGTGCCCGGCCGCCCGGCCGCCGCGCTCGCCGCACTGCTCACCTCCGCGGCCGACCGCGAATCCGAAGGCCACGCCGTGACCTGGCGCTTCACCCCCACCTCCGTACGCCGCGCCCTGGATACCGGCCATACCGCCGACACCCTCCTGGAGGACCTCACCCGCGCCTCGGCGACCGGCCCGCTGCCGCAGCCACTCGGCTACCTCATCCGCGACACCGCCCGCGCCCACGGCCGGATGCGTGTCCTGCCCGCCGCCTGCTGCATCCGCTCCGACGACGAAGCCCTCGTCAAGGAACTCGCCGCCCACCGGGCCCTGCACGACCTCGGGCTGCGCGCCATCGCCCCGACCGTCCTGGTCAGCGCCCGGCCACCGGCCGCCACCCTGGACGCGCTGCGCGCCGCCGGTTACGCACCGGCCCTGGAATCCGACACCGGCACCACGACCGTCGAACGCCTCCCCACCCACCGCGCCACGGCACCCGTCCCCGCCCGTGATCACCGGGCGCCGCTCGCCCTCGCCCACCGCCTCCTGGGGGTCCCGGCACCACCCCACGAGGCCCCAAAGTCCGGCGGCGCATGA
- a CDS encoding DEAD/DEAH box helicase produces MARRWETVAGEPRSSNGPSADVPGGVGEGDGTGDVALAGCAVVFLPAQPPRAGKVALWRPDGGPLPDLVARGGEEGAWGGPGGAEQGTLSVARRYGNGARSHTVPAVLLPVAETVPLLVRARHDPTAHPAAACWGAATLHALHLAARGRMLPGLTAEDTDAWRAGPLDAEDIAHLRAIAAAMPADAYAVPIPGSRPLQVTDPAVLVRLYVDAVIDALPRTPAAGLVAGAPYAASAPQHLPGAREWAAEVAAGVDAGVRLSLRLDLAPHKLFDMAEGSPVGGAEERSAAAAVLQVHSLTDPTLVADARDLWEGEGPDHFGPRSRVDTLLALRRAARIWAPLTRLLERAVPDVLPLGEDELYELLGDAAPRLGAAGVSIHWPKELARGLTTAAVLRPAPGSAADGFGFFDTRELLQFRWQMAMDGVPLTEAEMDALAEAHRPVVRLRDQWVLVDPGLVRKARKRELGYLEPVDALAATLHGTAEVDGEEVEVVPQGALAALRGRLTTEARPLPQPSGLRATLRDYQLRGMAWLDTMTSLGLGGCLADDMGLGKTLTVIALHLHRRPSAPVLVVCPASLLGNWQREIERFAPGTPVRRFHGAGRSLDGLDGGFVLTTYGTMRSSATQLAGRSWAWIVADEAQHVKNSRSSTAKALRGIKAPARIALTGTPVENNLSELWALLDWTTPGLLGPLKTFRALHAREVEGGEDPAAAERLARLVRPFILRRKKSDPGIVPELPPKTETDHPVALGREQAALYQAVVRETLTRIETAEGIARRGLVMKLLTALKQICNHPAQYLKEAAPGLAARSGKLELLDELLDTILAEGGATLIFTQYVGMARLLERHLATRGIPAQLLHGGTPVAERERMVDRFQSGHAPVFLLSLKAAGTGLNLTRAGHVIHYDRWWNPAVEEQATDRAYRIGQTQPVQVHRLIAEGTVEDNIAQLLSAKRALADAVLSGGETALTELSDAELADLVSLRRPG; encoded by the coding sequence ATGGCGAGGCGGTGGGAGACGGTGGCGGGGGAGCCCCGGTCGTCGAACGGCCCGTCGGCGGACGTGCCCGGGGGTGTGGGGGAGGGGGACGGAACCGGCGATGTCGCCCTGGCCGGCTGTGCCGTGGTCTTTCTGCCCGCACAGCCGCCGCGCGCCGGGAAGGTCGCTCTCTGGCGTCCTGATGGCGGCCCGCTTCCGGATCTCGTCGCCCGAGGAGGCGAGGAGGGGGCGTGGGGCGGGCCCGGGGGTGCGGAGCAGGGGACGTTGAGCGTCGCCCGTCGCTACGGGAACGGCGCCCGCAGCCATACGGTCCCCGCCGTGCTGCTCCCGGTGGCCGAGACGGTCCCCTTGCTGGTTCGTGCCCGGCATGACCCGACAGCTCACCCGGCCGCCGCCTGCTGGGGTGCGGCCACCCTGCATGCGCTGCACCTCGCCGCCCGCGGCCGCATGCTGCCCGGACTGACCGCCGAGGACACCGACGCCTGGCGCGCGGGCCCACTCGACGCCGAGGACATCGCGCACCTCCGGGCCATCGCCGCCGCCATGCCCGCCGACGCCTATGCCGTGCCGATCCCCGGCAGTCGTCCTCTTCAGGTGACCGATCCCGCGGTCCTGGTACGGCTGTACGTGGACGCGGTCATCGATGCGCTGCCCCGCACCCCCGCCGCCGGACTGGTGGCCGGTGCCCCGTACGCCGCGAGCGCGCCTCAACACCTCCCCGGCGCCCGGGAATGGGCCGCCGAGGTCGCGGCCGGTGTCGATGCGGGCGTACGGCTCTCCCTGCGCCTCGACCTCGCACCGCACAAGCTCTTCGACATGGCGGAGGGGAGCCCGGTCGGCGGCGCCGAAGAGCGCAGCGCGGCCGCCGCCGTCCTCCAGGTGCACAGCCTCACCGACCCCACCCTGGTCGCCGACGCCCGGGACCTGTGGGAAGGCGAAGGTCCCGACCATTTCGGGCCGCGCTCCCGTGTCGACACCCTCCTCGCCCTGCGTCGCGCTGCCCGTATCTGGGCGCCGCTCACCCGTCTCCTGGAGCGGGCCGTGCCCGACGTACTGCCGCTCGGCGAGGACGAGTTGTACGAGCTGCTGGGGGATGCCGCGCCACGCCTGGGTGCTGCCGGCGTCAGCATCCACTGGCCCAAGGAACTCGCCCGCGGCCTGACCACCGCGGCGGTGCTGCGCCCGGCACCGGGCTCGGCCGCGGACGGCTTCGGCTTCTTCGACACCCGTGAACTGCTGCAATTCCGCTGGCAGATGGCGATGGACGGCGTGCCGCTGACCGAGGCGGAAATGGACGCCCTCGCCGAGGCGCACCGCCCCGTCGTCCGGCTGCGTGACCAGTGGGTCCTGGTGGACCCCGGGCTCGTCCGTAAGGCCCGTAAACGCGAACTGGGCTATCTGGAGCCGGTCGACGCCCTCGCCGCGACACTCCACGGCACCGCTGAGGTGGATGGCGAGGAGGTCGAGGTGGTGCCCCAGGGTGCCCTTGCCGCACTGCGCGGCCGCCTCACCACCGAGGCACGCCCCCTGCCCCAGCCGTCCGGACTGCGGGCCACTCTCCGTGACTACCAACTACGGGGCATGGCCTGGCTCGACACCATGACCTCCCTCGGTCTCGGTGGATGCCTCGCCGACGACATGGGCCTGGGCAAGACCCTCACCGTCATCGCGCTCCATCTGCACCGGCGGCCGAGCGCGCCGGTCCTCGTGGTCTGCCCGGCCTCCCTGCTGGGCAACTGGCAGCGCGAGATCGAGCGCTTCGCCCCCGGTACGCCCGTGCGCCGCTTCCACGGCGCCGGCCGCAGCCTGGACGGCCTGGACGGCGGCTTTGTGCTGACGACCTACGGGACGATGCGCAGCAGCGCCACCCAGCTGGCCGGGCGGTCATGGGCCTGGATCGTGGCCGATGAGGCCCAGCACGTGAAGAACTCGCGCTCCTCGACGGCCAAGGCGCTGCGCGGCATCAAGGCCCCCGCCCGGATCGCCCTCACCGGCACGCCCGTGGAGAACAACCTCTCCGAGCTGTGGGCCCTCCTCGACTGGACGACCCCCGGCCTCCTCGGGCCGCTCAAGACGTTCCGCGCACTGCACGCCCGTGAGGTCGAGGGCGGCGAGGACCCGGCGGCGGCCGAACGGCTGGCCAGGCTGGTGCGCCCGTTCATTCTGCGCCGCAAGAAGTCCGACCCGGGGATCGTTCCCGAACTGCCGCCCAAAACGGAGACGGACCACCCGGTGGCACTGGGGCGCGAACAGGCCGCGCTCTATCAGGCCGTCGTCCGCGAAACCCTCACCCGGATCGAGACCGCCGAAGGCATCGCCCGCCGCGGCCTGGTCATGAAGCTGCTCACCGCCCTCAAGCAGATCTGCAACCACCCCGCGCAGTATCTGAAGGAGGCCGCACCCGGTCTCGCCGCCCGCTCCGGGAAGCTCGAACTCCTCGACGAACTCCTGGACACCATCCTCGCCGAGGGCGGCGCCACCTTGATCTTCACCCAGTACGTGGGCATGGCGCGGCTGCTCGAACGCCACCTGGCCACCCGCGGCATCCCGGCGCAACTCCTGCACGGCGGCACCCCCGTAGCCGAACGGGAGAGGATGGTAGACCGCTTCCAGTCCGGGCACGCCCCGGTCTTCCTGCTGTCCCTGAAGGCGGCGGGCACCGGCCTGAATCTGACCCGCGCCGGGCATGTGATCCACTACGACCGCTGGTGGAATCCGGCGGTGGAGGAGCAGGCCACCGACCGCGCCTACCGCATCGGCCAGACTCAGCCCGTGCAGGTCCACCGGCTGATCGCCGAGGGCACGGTCGAGGACAACATCGCCCAACTCCTCAGCGCCAAACGGGCGCTCGCCGACGCGGTGCTCTCCGGCGGCGAGACCGCGCTCACCGAGCTCTCCGATGCCGAACTGGCCGACCTCGTCTCTCTCAGGAGGCCCGGATGA
- a CDS encoding SWIM zinc finger family protein: MTPRRTSGRAAAADRLARADRSRTFPPLPARSGARGLFAESWWGSAWLDALETTALDSARLARGRTYARDGHVDTINVTPGRVVATVRGSRPRPYSADIRLRTLSDEEWDRLLEAIAAEPDHLTALLAKKLPRALAEGETPLLPGPGDLVPRCSCPDDGRPCKHAAALCFQVARLLDADPFVLLLIRGRGERELLDDLTRRNAARTADEARAHTVAATLPPVHGQGPQARAATPTVAPGSAVEAATGGRAAPGTSTPPGVLARVALADRPRPPLPPPLPVPPRPGRPPALPDGDGLPFDPAALEFLAADAAARAHACVSAAGPPSPGSVRPPVHSPFPSLPPWEDAIRLTATAHPTAGLTSTTRTLYRDLAAATGRTTTDVARSVAAWRQGGPEGLALLDTTWNPPAGDFDRARSALLAADLPSLRPRHNRLTDPDRGIQLRFGHDHRWYPYEAEPGTDDWWPTGPADPDPVGALTALLAR; this comes from the coding sequence ATGACCCCTCGCCGCACCTCCGGGCGCGCCGCCGCCGCGGACCGGCTGGCCCGCGCGGACCGCTCCCGTACCTTCCCGCCGCTGCCGGCCCGGTCCGGTGCCCGGGGGCTGTTCGCCGAATCCTGGTGGGGCAGCGCGTGGCTGGACGCGCTGGAGACCACCGCCCTCGACAGCGCCCGGCTCGCCCGCGGCCGGACCTACGCCCGCGACGGCCATGTCGACACCATCAACGTCACCCCGGGCCGTGTCGTCGCCACCGTACGCGGCAGCAGACCCCGGCCCTACAGCGCCGACATCCGACTCCGGACCCTCAGCGACGAGGAGTGGGACCGCCTCCTGGAGGCCATCGCCGCGGAGCCGGACCACCTGACCGCCCTGCTGGCCAAGAAGCTGCCCCGGGCGCTGGCCGAGGGCGAGACGCCGCTCCTCCCCGGGCCGGGCGACCTCGTCCCCCGATGCTCGTGTCCCGATGACGGCCGGCCCTGCAAGCACGCGGCCGCACTCTGCTTCCAGGTGGCCCGCCTTCTGGACGCGGACCCGTTCGTGCTGCTGCTGATCCGCGGCCGCGGTGAACGCGAACTCCTCGACGACCTCACCCGCCGCAACGCCGCCCGCACCGCAGACGAAGCCCGCGCCCACACGGTCGCCGCCACGCTGCCGCCCGTGCATGGCCAGGGGCCCCAGGCCCGTGCAGCGACGCCAACTGTTGCCCCAGGGTCGGCCGTTGAGGCGGCCACCGGCGGGCGTGCTGCACCGGGGACGTCCACGCCGCCCGGTGTCCTGGCCAGAGTGGCGCTCGCCGACCGCCCCCGGCCGCCGCTCCCGCCACCGTTGCCGGTGCCCCCACGGCCCGGCCGCCCGCCGGCCCTGCCGGACGGCGACGGCCTGCCCTTCGACCCCGCCGCCCTCGAATTCCTGGCAGCCGACGCCGCCGCCCGCGCCCACGCCTGTGTGTCCGCCGCCGGGCCCCCGAGCCCCGGCTCCGTACGCCCGCCTGTTCACAGCCCGTTCCCGTCGCTGCCCCCATGGGAGGACGCCATCCGTCTGACGGCCACCGCCCACCCCACCGCCGGCCTGACCTCCACCACCCGCACCCTGTACCGCGATCTCGCCGCGGCGACCGGCCGTACGACCACGGACGTGGCCCGCTCCGTCGCCGCCTGGCGGCAGGGCGGACCCGAAGGACTCGCCCTCCTGGACACCACTTGGAACCCCCCGGCCGGCGACTTCGACCGGGCCCGCAGCGCCCTCCTGGCCGCAGACCTCCCGTCCCTGCGCCCGCGCCACAACCGCCTCACCGACCCGGACCGCGGCATCCAGCTCCGCTTCGGCCACGACCACCGCTGGTATCCCTACGAAGCCGAGCCCGGCACCGACGACTGGTGGCCCACCGGCCCGGCCGACCCCGACCCCGTGGGCGCCCTCACCGCCCTGCTCGCGCGATGA
- a CDS encoding DUF6343 family protein → MRTGDEPLHARSPLKIRCGLALWGLLWTIAGAVAFVNAGRPEWAAACAALAMVAATDLALVIRHIRQGAHYQPGKDVPPYTPDRGRNDAFDIRNGMGRRRNNRP, encoded by the coding sequence ATGCGTACAGGAGATGAGCCCCTTCATGCACGCAGCCCACTGAAAATCCGTTGCGGGCTGGCGCTGTGGGGGTTGCTGTGGACGATCGCCGGAGCCGTGGCCTTCGTCAACGCCGGTAGGCCGGAGTGGGCCGCCGCGTGTGCCGCGCTGGCGATGGTGGCGGCCACGGACCTGGCATTGGTGATCCGCCACATCCGCCAGGGAGCGCACTACCAGCCGGGCAAGGACGTACCGCCCTACACCCCTGACCGAGGCCGCAACGACGCGTTCGACATACGCAACGGCATGGGCCGGAGACGCAACAACAGGCCGTAG
- a CDS encoding UvrD-helicase domain-containing protein has protein sequence MHTHTPTHEQAAATEAFPTGAHLVIQAGAGTGKTTTLALLARTARRQGRRGRYIAFNRAVARQAARAFPTEVTCGTAHALAYTSVGRDYQARMNAPRQAGWRTGAALGIDEDMSVRLGARKITNRALSHTVLRTVTRFCQSADTEIAPHHVPPLRGAETEPLRAQLAELTLPYARKAWADLQRPDHGVVRFEHDHYLKMWALRDPVIPADFLLLDEAQDTNPVVEQVFTAQGDHAQLVLVGDSAQAIYGWRGARDVMTGFDGRQLSLSRSFRFGPSLAAEANRWLTIIGAPIRLTGSPGLETELGTARAPDAVLCRTNVGAMVEVIRQLDANRRVALAGGGEALSALARAAHDLESGRRTAHPELMLFETWGELREYAEFDPAGRDLLPLVELVDEHGTETLLCALDRLSPEDSAEVTVSTAHRAKGREWARVRIADDFTAPEDHDERHEDGTPVPGPIDIDEARLAYVAVTRARSLLDLGGLSWINSHPAGDPRPTTEKPGEQRVKSVERGAGGW, from the coding sequence ATGCACACGCACACCCCCACGCACGAACAAGCCGCCGCGACGGAGGCCTTCCCGACCGGCGCACATCTCGTGATCCAGGCCGGCGCCGGGACCGGCAAGACCACGACCCTCGCACTGCTCGCCCGCACCGCGCGGCGGCAGGGCCGACGGGGCCGCTATATCGCCTTCAACAGAGCTGTCGCACGCCAGGCCGCCCGAGCCTTCCCCACCGAGGTGACCTGCGGGACCGCCCATGCCCTCGCCTACACCTCCGTCGGCAGGGACTACCAGGCGCGGATGAACGCCCCACGGCAAGCGGGCTGGCGCACGGGCGCGGCCCTGGGCATCGACGAGGACATGTCCGTACGCCTCGGAGCGCGCAAGATCACCAACAGGGCGCTCTCCCACACGGTCCTGCGCACCGTCACCCGCTTCTGCCAGTCGGCAGACACCGAGATCGCCCCGCACCACGTCCCGCCCCTGCGCGGAGCCGAAACCGAGCCGCTGCGGGCACAGCTCGCCGAGCTCACCCTCCCCTACGCGCGCAAGGCCTGGGCCGATTTACAGCGCCCCGATCACGGCGTGGTCCGCTTCGAGCATGACCACTACCTCAAGATGTGGGCACTGCGTGATCCCGTCATCCCGGCGGACTTCCTGCTCCTCGACGAGGCACAGGACACCAACCCCGTGGTCGAGCAGGTCTTCACGGCCCAGGGTGACCACGCTCAGCTGGTGCTGGTCGGGGACTCCGCCCAGGCCATCTACGGCTGGCGCGGCGCGCGCGACGTGATGACCGGATTCGACGGCCGACAGCTCAGCCTCTCCCGCTCGTTCCGCTTCGGCCCCTCGCTCGCCGCCGAGGCCAATCGCTGGCTCACGATCATCGGCGCACCGATCCGGCTCACAGGGTCACCCGGCCTGGAGACGGAGTTGGGCACGGCCCGTGCGCCGGACGCGGTCCTGTGCCGGACCAATGTGGGAGCGATGGTGGAGGTGATACGACAGCTGGACGCGAACCGCCGGGTCGCGCTGGCCGGCGGCGGCGAGGCACTCAGCGCCCTTGCCCGCGCCGCACACGACCTTGAGTCCGGACGCCGCACGGCACACCCGGAACTGATGCTCTTCGAGACCTGGGGCGAACTACGCGAGTACGCGGAGTTCGACCCGGCCGGACGGGATCTGCTGCCCCTGGTGGAGCTCGTCGACGAGCACGGCACGGAGACACTGCTGTGTGCCCTGGACCGGCTCTCCCCCGAGGACTCCGCCGAGGTGACGGTGTCCACGGCTCATCGGGCCAAGGGCCGGGAGTGGGCGCGCGTGCGCATCGCCGACGATTTCACCGCCCCCGAAGACCACGACGAGCGCCACGAGGACGGAACCCCCGTCCCCGGCCCGATCGACATCGACGAGGCGCGCTTGGCCTACGTCGCCGTGACCCGCGCCCGATCGCTGCTCGACCTCGGCGGGCTTTCGTGGATCAACAGCCACCCCGCCGGCGACCCACGCCCCACCACGGAGAAACCCGGGGAGCAGAGGGTGAAAAGTGTGGAAAGAGGTGCCGGCGGCTGGTGA